From the Cohaesibacter sp. ES.047 genome, one window contains:
- the cysQ gene encoding 3'(2'),5'-bisphosphate nucleotidase CysQ — protein MTGLCDQLVEATLAASEVILDIYEAGFVVEIKGDETPVTKADREAEAIILAHLAAAAPDIPVVAEEAAAAGHIPDVNGVFFLVDPLDGTKEFIARNGEFTVNIALIRDNVPALGVIFTPAKGWLFVGEVGKGAWRGEVADPRVSHTVTNRRDICVRKPGEQVDVVGSRSHNSLETDDYLQGFPVREKKSIGSSLKFCLLASGEADLYPRFSRTMEWDTAAGDAILSAAGGTVTRTCGERLTYGKCTQDDAPFANPYFIAKTS, from the coding sequence ATGACTGGTCTGTGTGATCAGCTTGTCGAAGCCACGCTGGCAGCATCGGAGGTGATCCTCGATATCTACGAGGCTGGCTTCGTTGTCGAGATCAAGGGTGATGAAACGCCGGTGACAAAGGCTGACAGGGAGGCCGAGGCGATCATTCTTGCTCACCTTGCAGCTGCGGCTCCGGACATCCCCGTGGTTGCCGAAGAAGCCGCAGCTGCCGGACATATCCCCGATGTGAACGGGGTGTTTTTCCTGGTCGATCCGCTGGATGGCACCAAGGAGTTCATTGCGCGCAACGGCGAGTTCACGGTCAACATCGCCCTTATCCGGGACAATGTGCCAGCGCTGGGAGTGATCTTCACCCCCGCCAAGGGCTGGCTGTTTGTTGGAGAAGTGGGAAAGGGCGCGTGGCGCGGAGAAGTCGCAGACCCGCGCGTGAGCCATACCGTGACCAACCGGCGCGACATTTGCGTACGCAAACCAGGCGAACAGGTCGACGTGGTCGGATCACGGTCCCACAACTCGCTCGAAACCGATGATTATCTGCAGGGTTTTCCCGTGCGCGAGAAGAAATCGATCGGCTCGTCCCTCAAGTTCTGTCTGTTGGCATCAGGTGAAGCTGACCTTTACCCACGTTTCAGCCGCACCATGGAATGGGACACCGCCGCAGGGGATGCGATTCTTTCGGCAGCTGGCGGAACCGTCACCCGCACCTGTGGCGAGCGTCTTACCTATGGCAAATGCACGCAGGATGATGCTCCCTTTGCCAATCCCTACTTCATCGCAAAGACCAGCTAA
- the cysN gene encoding sulfate adenylyltransferase subunit CysN, protein MTTATDTASGQAILKGEDFAREESRDILRFLTCGSVDDGKSTLIGRLLFDSKTIFEDQMSALEAVSKKHGTTGDDIDLALLLDGLQAEQEQGITIDVAYRFFATDKRKFIVADTPGHEQYTRNMATGASNCDLAVILIDARKGVLTQTRRHSFINSLIGVRHVVLAINKMDLMDYSQEVYDKIVADYEEFARSFEFETITPVPISARYGDNVVAQSDRMPWYEGPTLLGYLEEIDVESADRSLPFRFPVQWVNRPNLNFRGFSGTVASGHARVGDELVVAKSGKTSRIKKIVTMDGDLLETEAGDAVTITLEDEIDISRGDLLAPTTHRPLVSDQISAHLIWMDTSHLLIGRPYIIKMGSQQTQATVTSLKHKLDVNDSTHQMAGKALELNEIGFCNLAFSDPLAMDTYEENRKTGSFILIDRFTNQTVAAGLVWYGLRRADNIHWQAVDVDKGARASMKYQTPKVLWFTGLSGSGKSTIANLVEKKLHNEGRHTYLLDGDNVRHGLNKDLGFTDVDRVENIRRIGEVSKLMVDAGLIVLTAFISPYAAERRMIREMLGEGEFVEIFVDTPLDVCEARDIKGLYAKARSGQLKNFTGIDSPYEEPVNPDIHVNTATMTAEEAAEIIATYLLSGEIHDWSV, encoded by the coding sequence ATGACCACTGCAACCGATACCGCTTCAGGCCAAGCCATCCTCAAAGGCGAAGACTTTGCCCGCGAGGAGAGCCGCGACATCCTGCGCTTCCTGACCTGCGGCAGCGTCGACGATGGCAAGTCCACCCTCATTGGCCGCCTGTTGTTCGACAGCAAGACGATTTTCGAAGACCAGATGTCCGCACTGGAAGCGGTCAGCAAGAAACACGGCACCACCGGCGATGACATTGATCTGGCACTGCTGCTTGATGGCCTGCAGGCCGAGCAGGAGCAGGGCATCACCATCGATGTGGCTTACCGCTTCTTTGCGACCGACAAGCGCAAGTTCATTGTCGCCGACACGCCGGGCCACGAGCAATATACCCGCAACATGGCAACCGGCGCGTCCAACTGCGATCTGGCGGTGATCCTCATCGACGCCCGCAAGGGTGTCTTGACCCAGACCCGCCGCCACAGCTTCATCAACTCGCTGATCGGTGTGCGCCATGTGGTGCTGGCGATCAACAAGATGGACCTGATGGACTATTCCCAAGAGGTCTACGACAAGATCGTTGCCGACTATGAGGAATTCGCGCGAAGCTTTGAATTCGAGACCATCACGCCGGTGCCCATCTCGGCCCGTTATGGCGACAACGTCGTCGCCCAAAGCGACAGAATGCCTTGGTATGAGGGGCCGACCCTCTTGGGCTATCTGGAAGAAATCGATGTGGAGAGTGCTGATCGTTCTCTTCCCTTCCGTTTCCCGGTGCAGTGGGTGAACCGCCCCAACCTCAACTTCCGCGGCTTCTCAGGCACCGTCGCGTCCGGCCATGCCCGGGTTGGCGATGAGTTGGTTGTCGCCAAGTCCGGCAAGACCAGCCGCATCAAAAAGATCGTCACCATGGATGGCGACTTGCTCGAGACCGAGGCGGGGGACGCGGTCACCATCACGCTCGAAGACGAGATTGACATCTCACGCGGCGATCTTTTGGCACCCACCACGCATCGTCCGCTGGTCTCCGATCAGATCTCGGCCCACCTGATCTGGATGGATACGAGCCATCTTTTGATCGGACGCCCCTACATCATCAAGATGGGCAGCCAGCAGACGCAGGCGACGGTCACATCCTTGAAGCACAAGCTGGACGTCAACGATTCCACCCATCAGATGGCGGGCAAGGCGCTTGAGCTCAACGAGATCGGCTTCTGCAATCTTGCCTTCTCCGATCCCTTGGCGATGGACACCTATGAAGAGAACCGCAAGACAGGCTCCTTCATTCTCATCGACCGCTTCACCAACCAGACGGTGGCAGCCGGCCTTGTCTGGTATGGCTTGCGACGGGCTGACAATATCCATTGGCAGGCCGTGGATGTCGACAAGGGGGCACGTGCGTCGATGAAATACCAGACGCCCAAGGTGCTCTGGTTCACCGGCCTCTCCGGCTCGGGCAAATCAACCATTGCCAACCTTGTCGAGAAGAAGCTGCACAATGAGGGCCGCCACACCTATCTGTTGGATGGCGACAACGTCCGGCATGGCCTCAACAAGGATCTGGGCTTTACAGACGTCGACCGCGTGGAGAACATCCGCCGCATCGGCGAGGTCTCCAAGCTGATGGTCGACGCGGGTCTCATCGTCCTCACCGCTTTTATCTCGCCCTATGCCGCCGAACGCCGTATGATACGCGAAATGCTCGGTGAGGGGGAATTCGTGGAGATCTTTGTAGATACACCGCTCGATGTTTGCGAGGCGCGCGACATCAAGGGCCTTTATGCCAAGGCCCGGTCCGGTCAGCTGAAGAACTTCACCGGCATCGACAGCCCCTACGAAGAGCCGGTCAACCCGGACATTCATGTCAACACGGCAACCATGACAGCTGAGGAAGCCGCCGAGATCATCGCCACCTATCTGCTGTCGGGAGAGATCCATGACTGGTCTGTGTGA